Genomic segment of Hydra vulgaris chromosome 11, alternate assembly HydraT2T_AEP:
ATACCATTAGGAAAATGTTCAATTGCTTAAATCAGATGATATTAAAAAGCAGACTAAGGATTTATTAtctttgtaagattttttattgtttggcGTTTTTTATTTGAGCAATACTgaattgtttaaatcattacaattaactgtttaaattatTACCATTAACagtagataaaattttttttcttgcggTATACAACAAGGAAGTACATTAAGCATAAGAATGATgtttggtatttaaaaaaatgtaatgtaaacatttttaacgttattaacatgttattttttaatatatttataattaacataTTAATATTACCCTACAAATTGAGGCCCCAAGGGGTGGGGGGaactattttcttttaaaaaaaactctactatCATGAACACGACTAAAATTCATgagtaaaattgttatttagtaATTTAGGTTTATTTAACGTAATTtaagtacaaatttttaaaatataattatttacctTTTAATTGGGGCCCCAAGGTCAAAATACTTGAATGAAATGGAGCAAGAGGGTGGCacaatgaatatttaaaaaaaaacttggccATTATGAGCGtgattaaaatttatgtgtaaaattgttatttagtaagaaaatatttaaacgtTGAAAAGTTATGAACTTGTAAAGTTGATATACCCCAAATAGAGTTGATTGTAAACTTTACTtggttgccatttttaaattacaagaaattttctttatataaattattttctcaataaattttgatctagtttaaaaaacttgaaaaataaaacttttttttcttttccttccACATATGGGACCCGAATTTTCTAGTTAATATTGTTCCCAGACCCCGatgattgtaatttttatattaaacatttttttattcttatatgaCACcagtattattattacaaaatttaaagtttgtagCATTTCTGGAAGTTACCTATCTTGAACACCAAAAATTCATGGCCAGTCCATTTaaccccttttttttaaaagacgttGAAAGAATATTTTCAAGAGTTAGATTATTATAGAAGGGTGTTTCGTGGTTTCGAAAATGCAAACCATTTCTGgtggacatttttttttcaaataaattatttctgctACTGTGTGTACAGTCAATTTAAAGGCCCTCCTTTCTTGCACAACCAACccttaaaaaagaatataattaataatatatttaacttttatatttattttagttaataaatcacgaacaaaacatttttatatttaaagttaataaaccacaaacaaatatactttatttatggTTGATGTGtatgttgaaaatatttctgcACTTCAATGAGTTTGATAACATCTGGGTTGCTTCCTTTTCTAAAAGATTTAAGTAATGTGCAGAACACTCaaacaagcaaaacaaaaaaagcaaataaagatATGTATACATTTGTTTAATTCAATTCTCTATCTTATTTTCATCATCTGTTGCCACTTCTTAGTAGTATCTTTCCGTAAGATCTTTAATGAAATTGCAAAGGAGTTTCATACAATACTTgtattgctgtttttttaatcttttcataaTCATTTATGCATAAAAGTCCATCATATGAACCATGAAAAAGTAATTCTCGAGTCCATAATATGAACCATGAGCTGTTTGTAACACTACTCTACCCATCTTGCATTAAGTCTCAATGAATTAATCATGTTTTTGAAATCTTGATTTTCAGCAGTTTTATTGTTtgagtttgaaattttttttttatgttgtgttAGATGACATCAACCATTGTTTTTTACAAGATGTATGCAAACGTATAGAACTTACAAAAGCCAGCAAGCTTGTTGTATATTGAGATAATGGTCCAGCTATTAGAGCAGATGTATCATTTGTATTTAAAGCATTATTTGGAAAGAAATTAtcgcaattattttttaaatattttgacatataAAGACTTTCTGGACCCATCATATTTTATGGGTCTTTACCATAcctaccatttctatacttttaTATTCCACACCAATCATTTATATACccattatttgtttatttcaatatttttgcgtaaaatagttcatttaaaaaaattgctttatgagcaaaaaaattaccttGTGCACCTTTTCAGCTCGGTGGTTTAGTGCACTGTCATCAGTGTCATTTTGGGGGAAAGACCTTCcctaataaattttgaatatttttcaatcttactgtatttattgcaatatttatagcaaaatttttattatagtaagGAAGAGTTGCCTTAATGGAACACTTAAGGAATAAATACTTATTAACCAAAATGGCTTAACTATAAGaatatttatgatttgattaatacaaaCAGAAAACCCTACTATACGTTTAACCataatttgacttaattgattgcactattattggaaataaatttgcTTTTGCAAAGATACCATTTTGTTCCAATCAAGGCAACTTATTGactaaaaatcactaaataaagtattatttttaaggtttatggttgttattaagtatttttaaattgcgcTTGAACTATTTCTACaaccctttgattttattactggTTAAGTCAGGAAAACTTTGTAGTTCCAATCAAGGAACTATAAAGTTTGAACTATTTGCTGTATCACTGCAATATCATCATTGcagcaacttttaaaatataactttatattgttattttgcattttaaatcccatcaaattaaacacaaaaaactgtATAACCTGTAGCAGTATAGTTTACCCAGTGCAATTAGTATagtgtaaaaacaaaattagatcaccaaaaaaaatggtgcaaaaaaactttaaatcaatggtGCACATGCATTTTTTGaggaataactttcaaaatgtgtcgaaatgtaaaaaataaggcattttactaaaaaataaagaagcaaAATAGAGCTATAAttcattgtttttcaaaaataaatgcaagtgttccaattaaggcgCTGTTCCAATTATGGCAATAATTATAACCtatataaatattgctataattattaaatatctataataattatagcaaaatttatagcaaaatttatagcaaaatagtaataatatagcaaaaaagttttctaattgttaaaataaaattcatcagttttctcatttttatagACTTATTATACATGATTGTTCCATATACTGTCTGCAAACTTAACATATGCTGAAGACGTTTACACTTACAGACGTTAGTACGCATCATTATACAAATGGTAGAACTTAGAAGATCTTAGACCTTTAAAAACTACAGACTATAAAATGCTAAGGGATAGTCCATAAATTACGCTacactaaaattattaaaaaaaaaaaagatcttaagTTCGTTTAGGTgacgattttcattaaacttaatgagctattttgattttattatttaagttacaACTCTGCAAGCGAAAATCttggttatttttgttttgttcattagtgaaatttagcgttgcataatttatggatgatcccTAATCTAAAAGTTAGGCCTAAAAATAATGGAGTATAATCCTATTTTGATTGTTATCTAAATTCTGTTGTTGTTGCGCACTCAGGTTAGAATGTTTAACGGGGGCATGGTAAAATAGCtgtaaaactctaaattttctttattatatcaatgttaaataattttatctttttataatttttaaatgtaaatttaatgaaatggtttaatttaaataaaaaaaattttcaattacgttcttattaaaaactttttaaactctctttgttttactgttttaaaaaaagtcaaggTCGCTGCGTAGCAAGTTCAAATTGtcagcttgcttttttttttaatttttgttatttaaaatgcaaaacaaaacatctttacaattctattgattttatattctatatataaacatgttgtcTACTCATTTTTCTTGCACGAACTCaacttagttgtaaaaaaacttgaaatgtaaaactaaaatatcttAATCATGAcacatatgaaaaaaattcccccctattttttaatgtttattgagtttttagctttttaaaaattttttcgtttGTTTAAGTGTATAATATcattacatatgtttgtatttaatctttataaaactttataaagtaatttgcatttaaaaaaaatttgaaaaaattaaagtcgCCATTGGTAGGATTCGAATCATGGCTTTTTTGATCAGAAACTTTGCATGCTAACCACTCGGCCACACTGGCACATTGacttacaaagttttaaaactatataataattttttataacggaaaaaaaatctatatatcaaaattaaggttgacgcaatgcaattttcaagtgaaagtaaaactgtaatacttgatatatgttttaacattacataatttaaagtttatgtacgtttgatatttgcatacactttcgttcacatttttttatgaaacaaagcTGCTGCAACTCTTTCTCGCCATTACCTTGGTTGCATCGGCTGCTAAGAGTTCTGTGTCAAACACACTCAATAGGGCACTGCTGCTATTATTAAGTTCAATATTACTATATAGATAACAATAAGAATAAtagtattagtaataataataataacaataataataataataataataattattattatattgtaggGTATCAATGGTAACAGACCTATTATTAATTTATGTGGTTATGCCTTTTCTGGTTCATATCAAGATTCTCTTGGAACAATGGTTTTGTTTGAAGAACATATAGATGGCGCTGGAAATAAAGCATTGAAATATGCAACTcatacaacaaaaattttagaagcctctagagtatttttaaaaccaaatgtTTCATCTGACtccattgaaaataaaaatatttctcaaCCCAATGACTTGTGAAATTGaattttgttattgtattttgtCATTTAGGATTATTATGAATTagtttattaaagtatatttagtttctacttcttatatatatatatatatatatatatatatatatatatatatatatatatatatatatatatatatatatatatatatatatatatatatataaatgtgtgtgtgtatgtgtgtatatatatatacatatatacttaatTATGAATCTCTATGCATTTATGTCtgcttattattaataatgtaaaacaggctttgaaagtttaaaaaggtttgaaaaatttatataatttttttaaacttacagtATACATAATGGTAATGCAGTTGAACAGTGTTTGTATTATTTGCTTAATGTTTTATGTTCTTCCCTGtctctttaatcttttttgtagCGTCTGTTTTTTGTAGGTTTATTTTATAGCTGTACAAAGTAATACATACaagtaaattttcaataatggTTCATCAATATCTTTACTAAAGtttctattttataattgtaCTTTGATGTCTCTAAAAAGTGATGTTGTAGTTGTGTTACCGGCTGGAGGATGTGGTCAGAGATTTGGTTCTGATATACCAAAACaggtattttaaaagtatttatatagcCATTGCAAAACCAATTAAactgcattttttaattgtcaataTTTGATTATGAAAGCTTcaataattgcaaataaaatctttttaatgaaaatgaactATAGttgaaactttagtatttaCATGATGTAGTATTTGACGAAAGAGAAGATAACAATCAGATGGATGTGTTGTATGACTCCAACAAGACAAGAAAAAAAGCCATAATCTTAGTGATTAGTAAAActtatcataaaatgttttccAGAGAAGAATAAAGTGGTTTGGGTATCATCATGTAGAGAGATAGCAGTAAAAAATGGTAAAGGTAGAGAACTATGAGAGAGTGCCTTACATATGGTATAAAGGTgctttagttaaagaaaaaagtgctcaagattttttatattagaggAAGGCTAAtgcttgatgatgatgataataattatgATGATTATCATTTAGATCATGatgatttttacatataaatatataaataaaataacatgaatatcaaatttaaaaaaaaaacttgaagatgTATCAATGTTTATACAGATCCAGTTACACACCTGGTCGTGGCTATTTCTAATTTCATTCCTGGTCAATTACTTtctttctttctctctctcGCTCTCTCtcgctctctctctctctctctctctctctctctctctctctctatatatatatatatatatatatatatatatatatatatatatattatatatatatacacacatatatgagGAGGCCATTTGCAAAGTTCAAGTGAACTGATTTTGAGAAAACAGCAAAAAACGAAACTACTTTCAGTTGTGCATctacaaaaattgaaattttctttatctatttttaggaccaaaatttttttaattggtcatttatttatatagatgATAGATTTAAGTATATAGAACGTGGAAATAGaattaactcaaatttttttttttgtgacttagCACGTTTTGCAGATGGGgttctcatatatatatatatatatatatatatatatatatatatatatatatatatatatatatatatatatatatatatatatatatatatatatatatatc
This window contains:
- the LOC136087551 gene encoding general transcription factor 3C polypeptide 6-like, with amino-acid sequence MDDEWKEQYVFVELVGLVDPEKIEKCTKENTAILGINGNRPIINLCGYAFSGSYQDSLGTMVLFEEHIDGAGNKALKYATHTTKILEASRVFLKPNVSSDSIENKNISQPNDL